From Frankiaceae bacterium, a single genomic window includes:
- a CDS encoding acetylornithine transaminase yields MTALMGNYGTPPLTLVSGTGAHVWDDDGNEYVDLVAGIAVCAVGHAHPRVVRAVAEQLGTLGHVSNLYRTLPAETLAERLSDLCGGGTRTFFCNSGAEAVEAALKIARRATGRQAFVAAHGSFHGRTMGALAVTGQPAKREPFEPLPGPVTFVDYGGALDAVTTDTAALILEPIQGENGVVDPPAGWLAAARQRCDDTGALLILDEVQTGVGRTGTWFAWQAAGVRPDVMTLAKGLGGGLPIGATVGFGAAGDALQPGDHGSTFGGNPVVCAAALAVLDVIENDGLLDRAKALGERLATAAAPHVAGVRGAGLLRGLVLNEPTAKRAEQRAREHGFLVNAIGDDVLRIAPPLVVSEADLDAFAAALPMIVGG; encoded by the coding sequence ATGACCGCGCTGATGGGCAACTACGGCACCCCGCCGCTCACCCTCGTCAGCGGCACGGGCGCGCACGTCTGGGACGACGACGGCAACGAGTACGTCGACCTCGTCGCCGGCATCGCCGTCTGCGCCGTCGGCCACGCCCACCCGCGCGTCGTACGCGCGGTCGCCGAGCAGCTCGGCACCCTCGGCCACGTCTCCAACCTCTACCGCACGCTCCCCGCAGAGACGCTCGCCGAACGTCTCTCCGACCTCTGCGGCGGCGGCACGCGCACCTTCTTCTGCAACTCCGGCGCCGAGGCCGTCGAGGCCGCCCTCAAGATCGCGCGGAGGGCGACGGGCAGGCAGGCGTTCGTGGCGGCGCACGGGTCGTTCCACGGCCGCACGATGGGCGCGCTCGCGGTGACCGGCCAGCCCGCCAAGCGCGAGCCCTTCGAGCCGCTGCCGGGGCCGGTGACGTTCGTCGACTACGGCGGCGCGCTCGACGCCGTCACGACCGACACCGCCGCGCTGATCCTCGAGCCCATCCAGGGCGAGAACGGCGTCGTCGACCCGCCCGCAGGCTGGCTCGCGGCAGCGCGCCAGAGATGCGACGACACCGGCGCCCTGCTGATCCTCGACGAGGTGCAGACCGGCGTCGGCCGTACGGGCACGTGGTTCGCGTGGCAGGCGGCCGGCGTACGCCCCGACGTCATGACGCTCGCCAAGGGCCTCGGCGGCGGCCTCCCGATCGGCGCCACCGTCGGCTTCGGCGCGGCCGGCGACGCCCTACAGCCCGGGGACCACGGCAGCACGTTCGGCGGCAACCCCGTCGTCTGCGCTGCCGCCCTCGCCGTCCTCGACGTCATCGAGAACGACGGCCTGCTCGACCGCGCCAAGGCCCTCGGCGAACGCCTCGCCACCGCCGCCGCGCCCCACGTCGCCGGCGTGCGCGGTGCAGGGCTGCTCCGCGGCCTCGTCCTGAACGAGCCCACCGCCAAGCGGGCGGAGCAGAGAGCGAGGGAGCACGGCTTCCTCGTCAACGCCATCGGCGACGACGTGCTGCGGATCGCGCCGCCGCTGGTCGTGTCCGAGGCCGACCTCGACGCGTTCGCGGCGGCGCTCCCCATGATCGTCGGCGGGTAG
- a CDS encoding response regulator codes for MSKRVLVVEDDPSVRGLLHTLLTGEGYEVATASDGLAGLVKASSQKPDLMLLDLMMPDLGGIRVLEELREDPNMSDIPVIVVTGKLEAVPPLRGLLGEDNVFVKPFGVTELLDRVAAVTQSTRSE; via the coding sequence ATGAGCAAGAGGGTGCTGGTCGTCGAGGACGACCCCAGCGTGCGCGGGCTCCTGCACACGCTCCTGACGGGGGAGGGGTACGAGGTGGCGACGGCGAGCGACGGCCTGGCCGGGCTGGTCAAGGCGAGCAGCCAGAAGCCCGACCTCATGCTGCTCGACCTGATGATGCCGGACCTCGGCGGCATCAGGGTCCTCGAGGAGCTGCGCGAGGACCCGAACATGTCCGACATCCCCGTCATCGTCGTCACCGGCAAGCTCGAGGCCGTGCCGCCGCTGCGCGGGCTGCTCGGCGAGGACAACGTGTTCGTGAAGCCGTTCGGCGTCACCGAGCTGCTCGACCGCGTCGCGGCAGTGACGCAGAGCACCCGGAGCGAGTGA
- the argF gene encoding ornithine carbamoyltransferase: MSPRHFLVDDDLSPAEVEQILDDADRRKKMRLADQVLDGGSVALIFEKPSTRTRLSFEVGVYELGGHPIVIDASTTQLGRGETLEDTAMVMSRYCRAIVIRTFGQDRIERLAAASSVPLVNALTDYAHPCQALADLQTIRERRGGLSGLTLTYVGDGNNVAHSLLLAGVSAGMRVRVATPRGYEPIGQVVRRANQIGEETGGAAVVTNDPLEACRGADVLYTDVWASMGQENEADSRNLVFQGFQLDDHLVEAARDDVVVLHCLPAHRGEEIAASVIDGPHSAVWDQAENRLHAQKALLAFLLERS, encoded by the coding sequence GTGAGCCCCAGGCACTTCCTCGTCGACGACGACCTCAGCCCGGCCGAGGTCGAGCAGATCCTCGACGACGCCGACCGGCGCAAGAAGATGCGCCTCGCCGACCAGGTACTCGACGGCGGCTCCGTCGCGCTCATCTTCGAGAAGCCGTCGACGCGCACCCGGCTGTCGTTCGAGGTCGGCGTGTACGAGCTCGGCGGCCACCCCATCGTCATCGACGCGAGCACGACGCAGCTCGGCCGCGGCGAGACCCTCGAGGACACCGCGATGGTCATGTCGCGGTACTGCCGCGCCATCGTCATCAGGACGTTCGGGCAGGACCGCATCGAACGCCTCGCCGCGGCCTCCAGCGTCCCGCTCGTCAACGCCCTCACCGACTACGCGCACCCCTGCCAGGCGCTCGCCGACCTGCAGACCATCCGCGAACGCCGCGGCGGCCTGTCGGGCCTGACGCTGACGTACGTCGGCGACGGCAACAACGTCGCCCACTCCCTTCTCCTCGCCGGCGTCAGCGCCGGCATGCGCGTGCGCGTCGCGACGCCGCGCGGCTACGAGCCCATCGGCCAGGTCGTCCGCCGCGCCAACCAGATCGGCGAGGAGACCGGGGGAGCGGCCGTCGTCACCAACGACCCGCTCGAGGCCTGCCGCGGCGCCGACGTCCTCTACACCGACGTCTGGGCTTCCATGGGCCAGGAGAACGAAGCCGACTCGCGCAACCTCGTGTTCCAGGGCTTCCAGCTCGACGACCACCTCGTCGAGGCCGCCCGCGACGACGTCGTGGTCCTGCACTGCCTCCCCGCGCACCGCGGCGAGGAGATCGCGGCGAGCGTCATCGACGGCCCGCACAGTGCGGTCTGGGACCAGGCCGAGAACCGCCTGCACGCGCAGAAGGCGCTGCTGGCGTTCCTCCTGGAACGCTCTTGA
- the argR gene encoding arginine repressor, translating to MTQPVTKVARQRRIIDLVRRTPVRSQTELARLLAADGLVVTQATLSRDLEELGATKVRTGDGGLVYSVDPDTGRASGDRLAKVLADLLVSAEPSANLVVLRTPPGGAHLLASALDRAQVEDVIGSVAGDDTVLLVTKRANGGAAVARHLVRLADGVTQ from the coding sequence ATGACGCAGCCCGTCACGAAGGTCGCCCGGCAGCGTCGCATCATCGACCTCGTCCGGCGTACGCCGGTGCGCTCGCAGACCGAGCTGGCTCGCCTCCTCGCTGCCGATGGCCTCGTCGTGACGCAGGCGACGCTCTCGCGCGACCTCGAAGAGCTCGGCGCGACGAAGGTCCGTACCGGCGACGGCGGGCTCGTCTACTCCGTCGACCCCGACACGGGCCGCGCCTCGGGCGACCGGCTCGCCAAGGTGCTCGCCGACCTGCTCGTCTCCGCCGAGCCGTCGGCCAACCTCGTCGTGCTGCGTACGCCCCCCGGCGGCGCGCACCTCCTCGCCTCCGCCCTCGACCGCGCCCAGGTCGAGGACGTCATCGGCAGCGTCGCCGGCGACGACACCGTCCTGCTCGTGACCAAGCGCGCCAACGGCGGCGCCGCCGTCGCGCGCCACCTCGTACGCCTCGCCGACGGAGTCACCCAGTGA
- a CDS encoding cytochrome c yields MTEYVVVPRRRWRRVLLWVGAWALVSAASLAALVYFGNARQANPLPGETVLSGATGKAIYNKNCAACHGLRGEGGSLDIKGPAFTEGGAAAHLTFEERVAKISRGKPLNGMPRWSTKLSEADIRKVAAYTQTLSGQSPDPSVEDV; encoded by the coding sequence GTGACCGAGTACGTCGTCGTGCCGCGCCGCCGCTGGCGGCGGGTGCTGCTGTGGGTCGGCGCGTGGGCGCTCGTGTCCGCGGCGTCGCTCGCGGCGCTGGTGTACTTCGGCAACGCCCGCCAGGCCAACCCGCTGCCCGGCGAGACGGTCCTGAGCGGCGCGACCGGCAAGGCCATCTACAACAAGAACTGCGCCGCCTGCCACGGGCTGCGCGGCGAGGGCGGCAGCCTCGACATCAAGGGGCCGGCGTTCACCGAAGGCGGGGCGGCGGCGCACCTCACGTTCGAGGAGCGGGTCGCGAAGATCAGCAGGGGCAAGCCGCTGAACGGCATGCCGCGGTGGAGCACGAAGCTGTCCGAAGCCGACATCCGCAAGGTGGCGGCGTACACCCAGACCTTGTCGGGGCAGAGCCCCGACCCGAGCGTCGAGGACGTCTGA